From the genome of Bos javanicus breed banteng chromosome 23, ARS-OSU_banteng_1.0, whole genome shotgun sequence:
GGGGATATCACAGAAGAACTGGTGGATTATTTTGGCCTTACAGAATGTGATGGAGAAGGTGGCAGCTGTATGCAAGATTCCAGAGATGCCACCACTCAGCCATACAGCTATCATAGCCCGCTTACAGGCTCTGGGATCCATAATGTCTTCGTAGTGCAGCGGGAGGCAAATGGCGGCATAGCGATCATAAGACATCACTGTGAGAATGGCCACCTCAACCCAGGCCAAAGCTGTGAAGAAGAAAACCTGAAGCATGCACTGACCGTGGGCAATATAGCCATTGCCTGTCAGTGAATTGTCAATGGACTGGGGGACCGTGACAGAAATGAAGGAGAGGTCCAGGAGCGAAAGGTGTTTCAAAAAGTAATACATCGGGGTTTGGAGATGTTGGTCCAGAGTTGTGATGGCGATAATCAGGAGGTTTTCTGCTAAGGTTAATAAGTATATTAACAAGAAAAGCAATGCATGTAAGATCTGCAGCTCACGGTTGTTGGAAAACACCATGAGGAGGAATCCGCTCATTGTGGTTACATTTGCCATAACCATTTTGAAGGTACAAATTGTATTGGCAGCTGGAAGATAAAAAGGATGGAGGAAATGCAGTAGAGAGatgttaaaatattcatttattcatcaatgCTTCTTTCAACAATTAATTTTTGAGTACCTGTCATTCATCAGCTGTGCCCTAGATGATGGGGACTCAAAGGTCTTCACAAGATACACAAGATGTATACGTATATCTTGTGTTCAGGGAGcttacagaaaacaaaagtaaacctGAGTGCAGATGTGATCAGAGTCACTGGTCCTATCACAGAAAAATGGTTGCATTTCCGCCACTAAAAACACTATTCCATTTCCACAAAGTGAAACTTGTTGTTTTGCTTTAAGTCAAGAATAGAAATTAAGTGATCAGTTCTTAATTAGGGGTTTCACAAAATTGGATAGATTATATTGCTCTATTTTAGTATTCTGAAGGGCCCTTTAGAGGAATTGTGGTTGGATGGGATGATATCTAAGGTTCTTCCCTGGCAAACCATTCTAATAAAGAGAAAGTTCCTATAATTGTGAGGCCAACAACCAAATTATGCAGTGTTACTGCCTTTCTagctaacattttatttaataatcacATCTTGAAATCAAGAACAAAAAAACTTTTACAAAGGAATTACTTACATTTCACTATCAGATTTAGTGTTAATCTGTCTAGGGCTTCTTCTGGTACCTAAcagttttctctttgaaatttcatttcatttcatttctcttcacaTTGTCTTCAGCTAAATTTATTAAGTATGTATTGACTATTTACTACAtgcaaagtgaaagtaaagtcactcattcatgtccgactcttggcgaccccatggaccgtagcctaccgggctcctcagtccacagaattttccaggcaagagtactggagtgggttgccattttcttctccaggtgatcttcccaacccaggaatcgaacctgggtctcctgcactgcaggcagacgctttaccgtctgagtcaccagagaagcccactacATGCAAAAGGTATTtgcaaagaagaggaagaaagagtgaTTGCTCTGAGGTGGCTTTTAATGTGGAAGGAAAACTTTCAAAAACCCAATATACAACTTCAGAAAGACACTCTAAAAAGGTATAAAGTGATCTacaattcacaaaagaaataaatcaagttTTAGGCCATTGTATAGTGTTTTGGGCTTTGCAGGGTGGAGATAAACAAAAGTTCTTCATTCATTAAAATACAGCTCAGCATATGAGAACTGACCAGTCACTTAGTCATGAACCTTTCatattccttaatttttttctctgcctgTGAGTTCTAGGCAGcagctggggggaaaaaaaaataaaacaaaaaactgctgAATGAAGCAATATCTTTGAGTTTTATTCTGAACCATgtgcaagattgagggcaggaggaaaagaggcgTCAGAGGAGACATAAGGGAGACAGAATAAATCTGAACTATGAGCAGGAAAGTTTGAcattagagaagagaaaaagaaagtaaatgagaGAGGCTACTGAACTAACAAAAGCCTCTCAGACTGATgagaaatgggggtggggtgctgaTCTAAGTAAGATTCTCTTAGATATGACTAGCGAATGAATGACAGATATGAAATCTCACCagaaatttctgtgtgtgtgtgtgtgtgtgtcattaaTTCAGGTTTTGGAAATCAACCTCCTCTATGAAGAATGAACTCAACATCTGCCCCGCCCCTTCTACCAGCAGGGGTCAATAGTATTAGATTTACAATTTTAtattacattaaatttaaatttttaaacttttgctttGGCTGCCAAATTaaaagtctttctctttctctatggGTGTGAATTGCAAAGTTACTATAGAATATCACCCTCTTACTCCATTTTTATTAAAGTCTCTCACAGctaatagaaaacagaaagaattaaAGAGTAAAGGCTACGCTTTCAACAGTTTCTCCCTTTCTGCCTTGGAGAGGCAGTTGCtgcctgtttttttgtttctcttttccttgaactgataaaataataaatgacatcATTATCCATACTTAATTTTGATATTGGTACATTAAGTATTTTAGTCTGACAAATTTCCACCAGTGATTATCAACTGTctgaaaaattttgagcattcaTTTTCATGAGACAGACACCATGCTAGAGTTTGTCATAAAATATGcctcaagttttatttttttatcttctatGGCCTAAGCgttttaatctctatttttaaaagaaaaaaataagattcagAATACTTAAGTGACAGAATTGAATCTAA
Proteins encoded in this window:
- the LOC133235989 gene encoding olfactory receptor 14J1-like produces the protein MVMANVTTMSGFLLMVFSNNRELQILHALLFLLIYLLTLAENLLIIAITTLDQHLQTPMYYFLKHLSLLDLSFISVTVPQSIDNSLTGNGYIAHGQCMLQVFFFTALAWVEVAILTVMSYDRYAAICLPLHYEDIMDPRACKRAMIAVWLSGGISGILHTAATFSITFCKAKIIHQFFCDIPQLLKLSCSNDYLGVTGVAAFTTMLAFICFVSIVLSYAHIFSTVLRIPSAKGRSKAFSTCLPHLFVVSFFLSTGIFEFLKPTSDSPTASDIIISIFYTVVPPTLNPMIYSLRNEDMKGALRKLLLLGEFTRKKTFLSCG